The nucleotide window GAGGAATAGTGATCGCATTTCTTGTTCACTTTTAGCCAGCTGATCTTTTAGGGCGCTTCCGAATCAAACTTACTAGCACGATAATCGTTTCCTGTCGAGAAGTTCATAGCTTTGTTCGCTGCGCGCTCAATTCCAACGGCACGCTCTTTCAGAATTTTTATTTCTATAATTTGCGTTGCGTCAATCAATCGTTCAACTGTAAAAGCCGATCGCAAGGTGTAAAAGCACCACGGCAACTGAGGAAGGAATTCCAGACATACCAGCCGTGCTATCCAACGCCAATGCGTCATAAATCATGACTACACACTTGTCCCTCACGCTATCTACACTGCCTCCTTCACTTGAATCGGCCTTCAGGCTGTCGGCCACTCCATCGCTTTTGGCGGTCCGAGGCGTAGTGCGTGATGAGTCAATGGTTGAGAGAGGTTGACGGACAGGAGGGGAGGTCGCTTTGACGTCGGGTGTAGAGGCTGAGGCAGGGGTACTAGCTGATGGTGTCGCCGCTAATGACCCAGCTACATGATAAACATGAGTATCACTTCCTGACTCTGCAGCTAGTGGCAGTGCACACATACTTTCCGCCTTGACTCGTTTCCcattcccttcctccttctccttctttacatcttttccttcatcaccttctgctctttttctcttcttctttgtctccTCAACCGTATCCCTCCATTTCTTAACGATCTCCTTGGCAAGACTTGAGACTGATGGTGTGGCGTGGGTACGAAGCTTGCCGACTGCGACACCAGCTTTGGATGACTACAAACGGAAACACCAGGTCGAGCTAGCTTTAGCTTATTTCACATTGGCATTCGATTGTAAACATACTCGAAGAAGATCTTCTGTAGGAACAACCTCAGCCTGAAGTTTCTTGAGCAGAGAGACGACTTCCTATAAACCATCATCACGCTAGTCAGCAGCAGACCTACGAAAGAACGACGCAAGCATCTTGGCGATACAACGCCGACGACGTCACTCACATCTGATTTGCCCGCTTGGTTCGCAGCGTTGAGGTCCCTGACGTGCCCCGTGAGAGTGGTGGCGTCCATGTTTGCCAACGTGAACAAGAAAGATGGTTTGAGCATGACTTGGTCTGTCGTTTCTTTTGACTTGGCAACAACTGGATGAGGGCGTACATTACGTAATGATAAGCCTGTCAAGCCAATTTCGACGTTTTGACGGACTGTTTCCCCTTTTGCGAACTGCTATACATCTAGAGACACGTTACCTCTGGAGATATCATTAAATCCGCCTAATCCAGACCACAGCTGTAAGCTTTATCCTGCGACAATCACACCAACATTAGAACCGCCAGCATAATgttccttccctctctccgcgcttcttcctcacgCCTCGCCCAACCCCGTCTCTTTTCCACTACCTCCCGAGTGCTGCAAAAAGCTCCCTTGGCTGCGTCGCGTGAGTTTTCATGGTCCTTTTGGAAATAGGGCTATGTTATTGGGCTAAATGGTCGCTGATATTCGACGATACTTGTTGCAGTTGAAGCAGCTACACCCGAAGAACTCCTCGCCAAGATCGGCCGTAATGCCGACAAGAAGCTTACGCCTTTTGCCGAGTCATGGGACAAGTTAAATGAGGTGTGGCTCAAGACTAAGAAGATGAACGATTTAGGGCTTGCtaccaaggaaaagaggtgAGTCTGTGGATGGTGGACCGGTGTCGGGCTTCTGGGAGCTCGTGGTGTGCAGGAGTCTAAGAAGCATGTACTAACTACCATTATCAATTTTAGATATATTGTATGTCGCCATTAAATTGGGATATATTCAATAAGAGGAGTACTAACAAGAGAATACAGCTTTGGGCATTCTCAAGATACTCCCAAGGAAGTGCCCCTTCAGCATTTATCCGTCCGCCTAAGCCACCAAAGAAGTTTAGAGGGTGAGCGAGGCTGTCGATTGTCTATCAGGTCGAATGCTGACAAAGCCtcccatctctttcttgaTTACGCATTCCATGACTTCTCATTCCATGTTTTCGCTCGACTCTTATGTGATTTATCGTCGTTTCTAcgtttcttctcctgcagATGGGGTCCCAAGATACAGCATGGTGTTCGGGTTAGGGATTAGATTGTTATGAATGCATagtttctttcttttctgctACGCATCACAATGTTGCTGTCTTGTATGACATGTAAAGTTCGATCAAAGCCTTGCGGGTTGGTGCCTTGAAAATATACGGTTTGCTGTCCAGTCACTATGGTGATCCTGCAGTCGAAATCGGCCAGTTACACTCCTTGATTTAGATCAACAGATGTAGGTACTTCTCTCGCAACTTTTTGTTGCGATTATGGGAAACACTTACCTGATTTTGCCGGCTTTTGCAAttgtcatcatctcttAGTCTCCTCGACAGAAGCTCCTCCCACAAGCTCCCTCGTTACAttctcccattcttccGATGCCTCCTTATCCCTAGCCTCTCTAATCTTCTTTGACTCTGCCCACTTCCATCGCAGAAGCTCTTGCAATGTGTGACCGGGAGGAGGCGCTGTCCGAGGATTGTTTTGGTTCAGgtggaaggcgaagagaCCAGTGAAAAcggcaagaagagggtCAAGTGTGCGTGAGAGGAGGTATGCCTTGGTCATAGTAGAAGCGAAATGGCTATGAGAGTTGGAcgaaatgaagaaaggcaGCTTTGTGGAGATGTAGATGTGGACTCGACCTGCGGTGATTTTGCGGCGGGTGCAAGTCACCGATCCCACCGGTGGACGGAGGAGCAGCGCGCGGTGTCCGTGGTGGTGTAttctcttttcttgtcTTACAGTGTTCATACTACAGTGTGCGTACATAGCACTCCCAGCCTGCAGACCTCGGGCCTCGTCGTTCTCTCCTTGCACCTGTGCAACTAACGGGTCATTTTCGCCTATCACCGGTGTTCGGCAGCCGACGCGCACGCCGATATCGTTACCTCGGCCTTCAGTGATCAGCATTCGAACCGCAAAGGACCCATTGACATCACTTCACTGAATTCGCCGGCTCCGTAGCTTCTATAACACACCATGGCACGCAAAGAGTGAGCATTCTCATTGCCAGTGACTATATGATCTCATCTTGCCATATCTGACACCTCCGCCTGTACCAGTCCATTACCCACTACCCCACCCACGGCGTACAACGTAGAGCGGATGACTACCACCCTCTCAAACAGCGCAGACAGTGTGGTGCCCACTGCTGAGGGTGTCATCAGAGTCAGGCCATACCGCTCCTCCAGCAGTGCCCAGCTCAAGGCTGTACTCACCTTTACTCCCCGGGTATCCGCCCTTGACAGGCATAATACGTCATCGCAGACAGATCAGTTTCGAGgtttcttcgtcctcttctggATAGGTAAGCACAACCCATTGCATATGTGACACACTGTACTGGAGCGCGTATATGCTAGGTCTTGGACTCATGTTTGTCCGCAcatccatcctttcttGGGAGGAGAACCGGACATTATTATCGTGGTCGTTCGGTCGTCTGATCACAGGTGACGCACTCGTCCTGGCAATTTCCGACCTAATCATGGTACTCACCATGTTCCTATGTGTCCCTTTTGTCAAGGCTTTGCAGTATCGCTGGTTCAACTATTATTGGACTGGCTTGATCATTCAACACATCTTCCAATCGGCGTACCTGGCAATGGCCGTCTGGTGGGGTTACCACAGGCAATGGTATTGGGTACAATCTGGATTTTTGGTTCTACGTGAGTGGCTTTAGTGCTTCAGGATGAGATAAAAACTGACGGGACTGTTCAGACTCCATGTCTTCCATGATGAAGGTCAGTCAAGCGATTGTCATTCCGCTTCTTATCGCCACTAACTACTCTTACAGATGCATTCTTACATGGCCCACAACGGTATGCTGGCTACAGTCTACCACCGGCTACAATCAGAGAAAAAGCACTTGGAAGAGGCCATTGCTCAATACCCTGGCGGCCGTGAAGCCCTGTACGCTGAAGCAGCCTCAAGACAAGCAGTCCTCGAAGCGGCCGAAGCCAATCAGAGTACAGAAGCCTCTACCCCTGTCGGCACTCCCGGTATCAGTACACCAAGTTTTACTTCTACAACAGGATATGAAGAgcctgttgctgctgtcaGACACAAGATGATCATCTCGGAAGGTACCAAATCAAAATCAACGGGCCATTCTTCTGCTAGAGAAGAGACTTCTATTGAAGCTCATCGAAGACGACAGCACCTCCATATCGACACTCCTCGCCGACGACCATATGCCACAGACGccctcccttcccccgGTGCTGATCTCCCCCTAGGTACCTCTCTAGAACCTTCTCATACCACTTCGCCCCATACCCCCAGCCCACCCGGTGCGCTCGCGTGGTCTTCAAATGAGGAAATTGCACTTCTCGCTACTAATATCGATGCAATGcaggaagagttgaagagTAATGGAGCAAAGGGACTGGTATGGCCTCAGAATGTGACTTACAGGCACTTTCTGGATTTCATGTTTTTCCCGACGTTGGTATATCAGTTAGAATATCCCAGGACAGACACGTAAGTCATGCTCGGCTTGTTATGTATGGTTAACATGCTAACACGCCGAGGTTTTAGCATGCGTCCATTGGTCGTCCTTGAGAAGATCATTGCTACTTTCGGCACGTTCTCACTCATTTACACGATAACCGAACATTACATCATGCCTTTACTGCCTACCGAAGGCGACACGAAGTCTTTGGTTAAGAGCTATATAAGTTTGGCTGGACCCATGCTGCTCAATTATCTCTTGTAAGCGCAGCGCGTATGTACTTATATTTCAGAGCGCTAAATGCTGTATCTCCTTTAGAATCTTCTACATCATCTTTGAATGTGTTTGTACTGGCTTCGCCGAACTTTCATAGTGAGTAAAGGGCGTGCTATAGAATATGAAAATGCTGATACTTTTGCCTTCAAAAGCTTTGCCGATCGGGAATTTTACCAAGACTGGTGGAATTCTACATCGTGGGATGAATTTGCTCGAAAATGGAACAAGCCCGTCCATGTACGTGACCATTTAAGCTTACCATTCTCGACCCTGCTCATAGCTCATAATCACCTCCACACCACAGACGTTC belongs to Cryptococcus neoformans var. grubii H99 chromosome 7, complete sequence and includes:
- a CDS encoding transcription elongation factor S-II, with the translated sequence MDATTLTGHVRDLNAANQAGKSDEVVSLLKKLQAEVVPTEDLLRSSKAGVAVGKLRTHATPSVSSLAKEIVKKWRDTVEETKKKRKRAEGDEGKDVKKEKEEGNGKRVKAETGSLAATPSASTPASASTPDVKATSPPVRQPLSTIDSSRTTPRTAKSDGVADSLKADSSEGGSVDSVRDKCVVMIYDALALDSTAEIKILKERAVGIERAANKAMNFSTGNDYRAKMRSLFLNLKDKGNPALRNEIVLGYVSTEKVASMSKDEMASESVRMLKEKIASDNLFKAKAVGVTQAETDAFKCGRCHQRKCTYYQMQTRSADEPMTTFVTCTNCNNRWKFS
- a CDS encoding sterol O-acyltransferase, variant, coding for MARKDPLPTTPPTAYNVERMTTTLSNSADSVVPTAEGVIRVRPYRSSSSAQLKAVLTFTPRVSALDRHNTSSQTDQFRGFFVLFWIGLGLMFVRTSILSWEENRTLLSWSFGRLITGDALVLAISDLIMVLTMFLCVPFVKALQYRWFNYYWTGLIIQHIFQSAYLAMAVWWGYHRQWYWVQSGFLVLHSMSSMMKMHSYMAHNGMLATVYHRLQSEKKHLEEAIAQYPGGREALYAEAASRQAVLEAAEANQSTEASTPVGTPGISTPSFTSTTGYEEPVAAVRHKMIISEGTKSKSTGHSSAREETSIEAHRRRQHLHIDTPRRRPYATDALPSPGADLPLGTSLEPSHTTSPHTPSPPGALAWSSNEEIALLATNIDAMQEELKSNGAKGLVWPQNVTYRHFLDFMFFPTLVYQLEYPRTDTMRPLVVLEKIIATFGTFSLIYTITEHYIMPLLPTEGDTKSLVKSYISLAGPMLLNYLLIFYIIFECVCTGFAELSYFADREFYQDWWNSTSWDEFARKWNKPVHTFLLRHVYASTMTTLQLTRTSAAFVTFLLSALCHELVMAVVTKKIRPYLFLMQMAQLPMIALGRLPIVRRNKTIGNIVFWIGLMAGFPLLAICYLVW